A single genomic interval of uncultured Desulfobacter sp. harbors:
- a CDS encoding LysM peptidoglycan-binding domain-containing protein encodes MTTENTDIATEGLPEELKKAIELACNSISMAELLCGDKIKIAAKIAQFTGYAATATDITLKYDEETQKLIAAVAGETVKEFVMSAGIRFILKQATIEAIAMALADGPVPGGDVVGAVVGMGTAVCGYMILNEAAQLSQAETEAYVLEVLSYENGSASSNKGKIATRNNDTVTLSDDSELAENVLPTLFQIDDIRKISYQNETYNVADSTNNLLIRNSVYTIPSVSFLLSHILIVTGEQLDVGDQGLYTVQSGDTMSEIAEAYGMTTQKLLQLNTWLIDEGRVSFDQDKVLVSASVSNLTNQSHILTGSENNDRLIDRNAGRDILLGYGGDDYIEGGVGRDIMDGGAGNDTFYIEGTDTEFDFFTGGGGEDIILGSIGDDTIRVHQFSGEDTVEIIDGNGGEDIIAGTDMADTIDLSGTTVNGIKEIRGGEEADIITGSAGNDNIYGEGGTDTVAGGGGVDYLYGGTGKDTYVVGEGTVHIMDEDLDGVITDTAGNVLGGTWTKTDDGYTHRETGAHATLSGTVFTITLSNGAMAIINDFQDGCLGIRLGEESLEVSDPAITGSTIEGDYALKEFYDDDGNLYYKKDSLGNYIVDTESPEPGRDDELLDSTGNDELFGYGGVDYLHGMAGGDNVLDGGTGDDWLEDGTGDSIVIGGEDTDALFGGAGTDIIYADGKLSHGDMLTAYETNETTGEKGDLLSGEDGDDVLYGWDGDDALVGGNGDDIFYGGAGDDTIEGDMTLKWYWAESPWTLTRTVITENNVTYYNRTYSGGIYGVETIPEEQGDDTIFGGSGNDWIYGGYGSDTLDGGTDDDVIFGEPGDDTIFGGEGNDSLSGDTSGITAKDQGKDIIFGGDGDDAIWGGEKDDILSGGAGDDVIKGDYAFCSTNGEDFIYGDDGADIIVGGGNADIIDGGEGNDQIWGDGSGSTEDEVFHGSDYIIGGAGDDTITGGGDADILLGGDGNDSIWGDKSAADQDSQYNGDDFLDGGTGDDTLMGGGGSDIVTGDSGDDVIWGDGSLDYLSGEQHGDDMLTGGAGEDQIVGGGGDDTIDGGTENDLLFGDEANEAQDGTIHGKDTIDGGAGDDEIIGEGNDDILSGGDGDDKIWGDNDVDKLAVEYHGNDTINGGAGNDIIVAGAGDDTVYGNEDNDQLWGESGADTVYGGDGDDLLYGEDGDDYLYGGAGDDLLVAGQGNDTMDGGLGNDIYHYVLGSGAKHITDAGGNDRLILQSGITFGMISLSLGSLMISTGTEGDEIHLEGVDYDNLAETSPIDVIEFSDGQTLTVSELIELKGIDITSTEEDDLLTGTSGRDNINGLAGDDVIEAKAGSDIIHLGAGNDTVFAGEGNDTVAGNTGDDVIYGEAGDDLLSGGEGADILEGGEGSDILEGNAGADTLKGGAGDDTFLVRSTEDTVVESEDEGTDTVISDIDYTLTENVENLELAQDSAAVSGTGNSQDNTITGNSLDNMLDGMTGADTMSGGAGDDTYQVDNTGDTVVELVGEGTDKVIAGIDCILADNVENLALAENSTATAGTGNSLDNTITGNSLDNTLDGMAGADIMAGGAGNDIYRVDQTGDTVVELADEGTDKVVSDIDYTLGDHVENLELVENSTAGAGFGNSLDNTITGNSLDNTLDGMTGADTMAGGAGNDIYRVDETGDTVVELADEGADKVVSDIDYTLGGHVENLALAENSTAAVGTGNNLDNTIIGNSLDNSISGLGGNDTLNGGAGSDTLDGGTGADTMAGGVGNDFYLVDDAADFIVESAGEGTDHVRTSVDYTLSGNVENLTLLDGAIQGTGNGLANVITGNDADNILNGLGGADTLAGGIGNDTYSVDDTKDTVVEEDGQGTDTVQASAGYTLAANVENLTLTGTASISGIGNDLANVITGNTGSNTLYGGAGDDLLQGGDGADRLDGGTGTDILDGGAGNDTYVMDSLEDAIVETTGAGSDTVEAVISYTLGTELENLILTGDQDLNATGNDLNNVLAGNSGNNTLDGGTGADAMAGGTGNDTFLTDDPGDYIYEYEYGGTDTEIRYHDSDYLLAGNVENLILEGEVYRGNGNELDNIVTGNDAKNNLWGREGDDTLYGLGGDDQIIGGTGADHLEGGDGNDLMDGGDGNDTMLGGTGDDQLNGGAGFNTLEGGSGSDIYVYGDDGGIYEIHNSGGGTDWLLFSDEITEERLSYIQDGDDLIVRVDEDETRQVWVINWFLGGDFQIDYIQPGDGVGIPASDINDMVAGNGSDFDSIQDGTNDGEQLVGTSGADQINGRAGDDQLFGLAGNDELNGGEGDDYLDGGDGNDVQNGGDGADQLGGDTGNDTLAGGAGDDIYVYRPGSGVDTIINGGGGTDWLIFADNITSDQLTYLQSGDDLIIRVDGEEASQVTVTDWFLGDDYQLSYVQPAGESAVTAAQINTLFSTIDPVIDDGIEVPDETTFDSVVTGTADGEQVVGTSGSNLLKGLEGDDQLFGLAGEDWLLGGDGADYLDGGAGNDTMFGGAGSDQLGGDAGNDILVGGAGDDAYVYRPGSGSDTIINGDGGTDWLIFTGDITEDRVTYVQSGDDLQIRIDRSTDTMVTIQAWFTDAANQVAYIQPSGGYGIPAATIGTMVQEETVAAATAAPGSTLIDTSSALELTGSDTDYSTFSQNAGLYLSGTEDFGVSDDLTTLTQNALVW; translated from the coding sequence ATGACAACTGAAAATACCGATATTGCCACTGAAGGGCTTCCGGAAGAATTGAAAAAAGCTATTGAACTCGCATGTAACTCCATTTCAATGGCAGAGCTTTTATGCGGGGACAAAATAAAAATAGCTGCAAAAATAGCCCAGTTTACCGGCTATGCTGCGACGGCCACCGATATAACTTTAAAGTATGATGAAGAGACGCAAAAACTTATCGCGGCCGTTGCCGGTGAAACTGTAAAAGAATTTGTGATGAGCGCAGGCATAAGATTTATTTTGAAACAGGCTACAATTGAAGCCATAGCCATGGCCCTTGCAGACGGTCCTGTTCCCGGGGGAGACGTTGTTGGTGCAGTTGTTGGAATGGGAACGGCGGTTTGTGGGTATATGATCCTTAACGAGGCTGCTCAACTATCCCAAGCAGAAACAGAAGCATATGTTCTTGAGGTTCTTTCATATGAAAATGGTTCTGCGAGTAGCAATAAGGGAAAGATTGCAACAAGAAACAATGATACGGTGACACTGTCAGATGATTCAGAACTCGCAGAAAACGTACTTCCCACATTATTCCAGATAGATGATATCCGGAAAATCAGTTATCAAAATGAAACGTATAATGTCGCAGATTCCACAAACAATTTACTGATACGAAACAGTGTCTACACAATCCCGTCAGTCTCTTTTCTATTGTCGCATATTTTAATCGTCACAGGGGAACAATTGGATGTCGGGGACCAGGGACTGTATACCGTACAGAGCGGAGATACCATGTCCGAAATAGCCGAGGCTTATGGCATGACGACCCAAAAGCTTTTACAACTTAACACCTGGTTGATTGACGAAGGCCGGGTAAGTTTTGATCAGGATAAAGTCCTGGTCTCCGCTTCTGTTTCGAATCTTACCAATCAGAGCCATATTCTGACAGGCTCTGAAAACAATGACCGTTTAATAGACAGAAACGCTGGCCGTGATATCCTGCTGGGATATGGAGGAGATGATTACATAGAAGGTGGCGTGGGTCGGGACATTATGGACGGTGGTGCCGGTAATGATACCTTTTATATTGAGGGTACGGATACGGAGTTTGATTTTTTCACAGGTGGGGGCGGCGAGGATATCATTTTGGGCAGCATCGGAGACGACACCATCCGGGTCCACCAATTTTCCGGGGAAGACACCGTGGAAATCATTGACGGCAACGGCGGAGAAGACATCATCGCAGGCACGGACATGGCCGACACCATTGATCTGTCCGGCACCACCGTTAACGGCATCAAGGAGATCCGGGGCGGAGAGGAGGCAGACATCATCACCGGCAGTGCCGGCAACGACAACATATACGGAGAAGGGGGCACGGACACCGTGGCCGGCGGAGGCGGCGTGGACTACCTCTACGGCGGCACCGGCAAGGATACCTATGTGGTCGGGGAAGGCACGGTCCATATCATGGACGAGGACCTTGACGGCGTCATAACGGATACGGCAGGCAATGTTCTTGGCGGCACATGGACAAAAACCGATGATGGTTACACACACAGAGAAACAGGCGCCCACGCCACCCTGTCCGGCACCGTATTCACCATCACTCTGTCAAACGGCGCCATGGCTATCATCAACGATTTTCAGGACGGCTGCCTGGGCATCCGTTTGGGAGAAGAATCTCTTGAGGTTTCTGATCCGGCCATCACCGGCAGCACCATCGAAGGAGATTACGCCCTCAAAGAATTCTATGATGATGACGGTAACCTCTATTACAAAAAAGACAGCCTGGGTAACTATATCGTGGATACGGAGAGCCCGGAGCCCGGGCGCGATGACGAGCTTCTGGACAGCACAGGCAATGATGAATTGTTCGGATACGGCGGTGTTGACTACCTGCACGGCATGGCCGGCGGGGACAATGTTTTGGACGGCGGCACCGGGGATGACTGGTTAGAGGACGGCACCGGGGACAGCATCGTCATTGGCGGAGAGGATACCGACGCCCTGTTCGGGGGCGCAGGCACGGATATCATCTATGCCGACGGAAAATTGTCCCATGGTGATATGCTCACGGCATATGAAACCAATGAGACCACGGGCGAAAAAGGAGATCTTTTGAGCGGTGAGGACGGAGATGATGTCCTCTACGGCTGGGACGGAGATGATGCCTTGGTCGGCGGCAACGGAGATGACATTTTTTACGGGGGGGCAGGCGACGACACCATTGAAGGGGACATGACCCTGAAATGGTATTGGGCCGAGTCTCCCTGGACCTTAACCCGGACCGTGATAACTGAAAACAACGTTACCTACTACAATAGAACCTACAGCGGCGGTATATACGGGGTGGAAACGATTCCTGAAGAACAAGGGGACGATACCATTTTCGGCGGTTCAGGCAATGACTGGATCTATGGCGGGTACGGCAGCGACACCCTTGACGGCGGGACAGATGACGATGTTATTTTTGGAGAGCCGGGAGATGATACCATTTTCGGTGGAGAGGGCAACGATAGTCTGAGCGGCGACACTTCGGGCATAACAGCCAAGGATCAGGGAAAAGACATCATATTTGGCGGAGACGGAGATGATGCCATCTGGGGAGGGGAAAAAGATGATATCCTCTCTGGAGGGGCGGGAGATGATGTGATCAAGGGCGACTACGCATTTTGCTCAACCAATGGAGAGGATTTTATTTACGGAGACGACGGAGCGGATATCATTGTCGGAGGCGGAAATGCAGATATCATCGACGGCGGAGAGGGCAATGATCAAATTTGGGGGGATGGCTCCGGCAGCACTGAAGACGAAGTCTTCCACGGCTCGGATTACATTATCGGCGGTGCCGGGGACGATACCATCACCGGCGGGGGAGATGCCGATATCCTGTTGGGTGGAGACGGCAACGACTCAATTTGGGGAGATAAAAGTGCTGCAGATCAGGACAGCCAGTACAACGGGGATGATTTTCTGGATGGCGGCACAGGTGATGATACCCTTATGGGCGGCGGCGGCAGTGATATTGTCACAGGAGATTCAGGTGATGATGTTATTTGGGGGGATGGATCATTGGATTATCTGTCCGGTGAGCAACATGGAGACGACATGCTTACGGGGGGTGCCGGTGAAGATCAGATTGTAGGCGGCGGAGGGGATGATACCATTGACGGGGGAACGGAGAACGACCTGCTTTTCGGTGATGAAGCCAATGAGGCGCAGGATGGAACTATCCACGGTAAAGACACTATTGACGGTGGAGCGGGTGATGATGAAATTATCGGCGAGGGCAATGACGACATCCTCTCCGGTGGTGACGGCGATGATAAGATCTGGGGAGACAATGATGTTGATAAGCTTGCCGTCGAGTATCATGGCAACGATACCATCAACGGCGGTGCCGGAAATGATATCATCGTTGCCGGTGCCGGAGACGATACCGTATACGGAAACGAGGACAATGATCAACTATGGGGGGAATCCGGAGCAGACACCGTTTACGGCGGAGACGGTGATGATCTGCTATATGGCGAAGACGGGGACGATTATCTGTACGGCGGTGCCGGAGACGACCTTCTGGTAGCCGGCCAGGGCAATGACACCATGGACGGTGGTCTGGGAAATGACATCTATCATTATGTCCTGGGCAGCGGCGCTAAGCATATAACCGATGCCGGAGGAAACGACCGCCTGATTTTACAGTCGGGCATTACTTTTGGTATGATTTCCCTCTCTTTGGGCTCCCTGATGATCAGCACCGGCACCGAGGGGGATGAGATCCACCTGGAAGGGGTGGACTACGACAATTTGGCAGAAACCTCCCCTATTGACGTGATCGAGTTTTCAGACGGCCAGACCTTGACCGTTTCCGAACTCATTGAACTTAAGGGCATTGACATCACATCCACAGAAGAGGATGATCTGCTGACCGGCACATCCGGCAGGGACAACATCAACGGCCTGGCGGGGGATGATGTGATAGAAGCCAAGGCAGGCAGCGACATCATCCACCTTGGGGCTGGTAACGACACCGTTTTTGCCGGGGAAGGCAACGACACGGTGGCCGGAAATACCGGAGACGATGTGATTTATGGCGAGGCCGGGGACGACCTGCTTTCCGGCGGCGAGGGCGCTGACATTCTTGAAGGGGGTGAAGGCAGCGACATTCTAGAGGGCAACGCCGGGGCAGATACACTGAAAGGCGGGGCGGGGGATGACACCTTTCTGGTCCGTTCAACAGAGGATACGGTTGTGGAATCGGAAGACGAGGGGACCGACACCGTTATTTCCGATATCGATTACACCCTGACGGAAAATGTGGAAAACCTGGAACTTGCCCAGGACTCCGCAGCTGTATCCGGTACGGGCAACAGCCAGGACAACACCATCACAGGGAACAGCCTGGACAATATGCTGGACGGCATGACAGGGGCGGACACCATGTCCGGCGGTGCCGGAGATGATACTTACCAGGTGGACAATACCGGGGACACGGTGGTGGAGCTGGTCGGTGAAGGTACCGACAAAGTGATTGCAGGGATTGACTGCATATTGGCTGACAATGTCGAGAACCTGGCGCTTGCCGAAAATTCCACAGCGACAGCCGGTACGGGCAACAGCCTGGACAACACCATCACCGGAAACAGCCTGGACAATACACTGGACGGCATGGCCGGGGCAGATATCATGGCCGGCGGCGCAGGGAACGATATCTACCGGGTGGATCAAACCGGGGATACGGTGGTGGAACTGGCCGATGAAGGCACCGACAAGGTGGTTTCCGACATCGATTACACCCTGGGCGACCATGTGGAAAACCTGGAACTTGTCGAAAATTCAACAGCGGGAGCCGGTTTCGGAAACAGCCTGGACAACACCATCACCGGAAACAGCCTGGACAACACACTTGACGGCATGACAGGGGCAGACACCATGGCCGGCGGCGCAGGGAACGATATCTACCGGGTAGATGAAACTGGGGATACTGTGGTGGAACTGGCCGATGAAGGCGCTGACAAGGTGGTTTCCGACATCGATTACACCCTGGGCGGCCATGTGGAAAACCTGGCGCTTGCTGAAAATTCCACGGCGGCAGTCGGTACGGGTAACAACCTGGACAACACCATTATCGGAAACAGCCTGGATAATAGCATCAGCGGCCTTGGCGGCAATGACACGCTTAACGGCGGGGCAGGCAGCGACACACTGGACGGTGGCACCGGCGCAGACACCATGGCCGGCGGCGTCGGAAATGATTTTTACCTTGTGGATGATGCGGCAGATTTTATTGTCGAATCCGCAGGCGAAGGAACGGACCATGTCCGGACATCCGTGGACTATACCCTGTCCGGCAATGTGGAGAACCTCACCCTCCTTGACGGGGCAATCCAGGGCACCGGCAACGGTCTTGCCAACGTCATCACCGGCAATGATGCCGACAATATCCTTAACGGCCTGGGCGGTGCCGATACCCTGGCAGGCGGCATAGGAAACGACACGTACAGTGTGGATGACACGAAGGATACGGTGGTGGAAGAAGATGGCCAGGGAACAGATACGGTTCAAGCCTCTGCAGGCTATACCCTGGCGGCCAATGTGGAGAACCTTACCCTCACGGGAACGGCCTCCATCAGCGGCATCGGCAACGATCTGGCCAATGTGATTACCGGCAACACCGGGAGCAACACTCTGTATGGCGGCGCCGGAGACGACCTGCTTCAGGGAGGGGACGGAGCTGACCGCCTGGACGGCGGCACCGGAACAGACATCCTTGACGGCGGTGCCGGCAACGACACCTATGTCATGGACAGCCTTGAAGATGCCATTGTCGAAACAACGGGTGCAGGTTCAGACACAGTAGAGGCCGTAATTTCCTACACCCTGGGTACTGAACTTGAGAACCTGATCCTCACCGGCGACCAGGATCTTAACGCCACGGGCAACGACCTGAACAACGTGCTGGCCGGAAACAGCGGCAACAACACCCTGGACGGCGGAACCGGTGCCGACGCCATGGCCGGCGGCACAGGGAACGATACCTTTCTTACAGACGATCCCGGGGACTATATTTATGAATATGAGTACGGGGGAACGGATACCGAAATCCGCTACCATGATTCGGATTACCTGCTTGCAGGTAACGTGGAAAATCTGATTCTTGAAGGCGAGGTCTACCGGGGCAACGGCAATGAGCTGGACAATATAGTTACCGGTAACGATGCCAAAAACAACCTCTGGGGCCGGGAAGGAGATGACACTCTTTACGGCCTGGGTGGGGACGACCAGATCATCGGTGGCACCGGGGCAGACCATCTGGAAGGCGGGGACGGTAACGATCTTATGGACGGAGGAGACGGTAACGACACCATGCTCGGTGGCACCGGAGACGACCAACTCAATGGCGGGGCCGGCTTCAACACCCTGGAAGGCGGATCAGGCAGCGACATCTATGTCTACGGTGACGACGGCGGTATCTATGAAATTCACAACAGTGGCGGCGGTACGGACTGGCTGCTGTTCAGCGATGAAATCACCGAAGAGCGCCTCTCCTATATTCAGGACGGGGATGACCTTATTGTTCGGGTAGACGAAGATGAGACCCGCCAGGTCTGGGTGATCAACTGGTTCCTTGGTGGAGACTTTCAGATCGATTATATCCAGCCCGGCGACGGTGTCGGTATTCCTGCCTCGGATATCAACGATATGGTGGCCGGCAACGGATCGGACTTTGATTCCATACAGGACGGCACGAATGACGGGGAACAGCTTGTGGGTACATCCGGCGCCGACCAGATCAACGGGCGTGCGGGAGACGACCAGCTCTTCGGCCTGGCGGGTAACGACGAGCTCAACGGCGGAGAAGGCGACGACTACCTGGACGGTGGTGACGGAAACGATGTCCAGAACGGTGGTGACGGCGCTGACCAGCTTGGCGGGGATACCGGTAACGACACCCTGGCCGGAGGTGCAGGCGACGATATCTACGTTTACCGCCCGGGCTCCGGTGTCGACACCATCATCAACGGAGGCGGCGGCACGGATTGGCTTATCTTTGCCGATAACATTACTTCCGACCAGCTCACCTATCTCCAGTCCGGTGACGACCTGATCATCCGTGTGGACGGTGAGGAAGCCAGCCAGGTGACAGTGACGGACTGGTTCCTGGGGGACGATTATCAGCTGAGCTATGTCCAGCCGGCAGGCGAGAGCGCCGTTACGGCCGCTCAGATCAACACCCTATTCAGCACAATAGACCCTGTAATAGATGATGGCATAGAAGTACCCGATGAGACCACCTTTGACTCCGTTGTGACCGGAACCGCCGATGGGGAACAGGTGGTGGGCACCTCCGGCAGTAATCTGCTCAAGGGCCTTGAAGGCGACGACCAGCTCTTCGGTCTGGCCGGGGAGGACTGGCTTCTAGGCGGGGACGGCGCAGATTACTTGGACGGCGGTGCCGGCAACGACACCATGTTCGGTGGTGCCGGCAGCGACCAGCTTGGTGGGGATGCGGGAAATGATATCCTGGTTGGCGGTGCCGGTGACGATGCCTACGTCTACCGCCCGGGCTCCGGTTCCGACACCATCATCAACGGGGACGGGGGTACGGACTGGCTCATCTTCACCGGCGACATCACCGAAGACCGTGTCACCTATGTCCAGTCCGGTGACGACCTCCAGATCCGGATCGACCGTAGCACCGATACCATGGTTACAATTCAGGCCTGGTTTACGGACGCCGCAAACCAGGTCGCCTATATCCAGCCCTCCGGGGGCTACGGCATCCCGGCCGCTACCATCGGCACCATGGTCCAGGAGGAAACGGTTGCCGCGGCAACAGCGGCTCCAGGCAGCACACTCATAGATACGTCCTCGGCCTTGGAATTGACTGGCAGCGACACGGATTACAGCACCTTTTCCCAAAATGCCGGCCTCTATCTCTCAGGCACTGAGGATTTCGGTGTTTCAGACGATCTAACCACCCTGACACAAAATGCCCTGGTATGGTGA